One window from the genome of Entelurus aequoreus isolate RoL-2023_Sb linkage group LG04, RoL_Eaeq_v1.1, whole genome shotgun sequence encodes:
- the LOC133649064 gene encoding FERM and PDZ domain-containing protein 4-like: protein MAKVQDGHIYACDSSAMLEEVQDGMDSGTLSPATARQVTIQRHPTQGFGFIAGSQRPVIVRSVSADGPSFGKLLPGDQILAINEETVSDAPRERVIDLVR from the exons ATGGCCAAGGTCCAGGATGGACACATATACGCATGTGACag cTCTGCGATGTTAGAGGAGGTCCAAGATGGTATGGACAGCGGTACCCTAAGTCCTGCCACAGCTCGACAGGTCACCATCCAGCGACACCCAACTCAAGGCTTCGGCTTCATCGCAGGCAGCCAAAGACCCGTCATTGTACGCTCAGTCTCTGCCG ACGGACCCTCCTTTGGTAAGCTTCTCCCCGGAGATCAGATCTTGGCCATTAACGAGGAGACGGTGAGCGACGCGCCCCGAGAGAGAGTCATAGACCTTGTAAGGTAG